TCAAGGCGGGCGTGCCGTCGTTCAAGGTGTTCCTTGCCTACAAAGGCGCGCTCAACCTCACCGACGAGCACCTCTTCGCCATGATGGGGTTGGCGAAGCAGTGGGGCGTGATCGTGACCGCGCACTGCGAGAACGCGGACTCGATCGACGCGATGCAGCGGGCGCTGATCGCGGCCGGCAGGACCGGAACGGAATGGCACGGCGCGGCGCGCCCGCCGGCGGTGGAGGCGGATGGAGTGCACCACCTCTGCACCTTCTCCGAGCTGACCGGTGCGCACATCTACACGGTGCACACCTCGTGCGACGAGGCGGTGCGGGCGGCGCTTGCGGCGCGCTACCGCGGCGTCAACGTGTGGATCGAGTCGGTGGCGCCGCACTTCGTGCTCGACGAGTCGTATGCGGAGAAGCCTGACTTCGAGGGCGCGAAGTACGTGATGAGCCCGCCGCTCCGGCACCGGCGCAACCAGGCGGTCCTCTGGAACGGCGTGAAGAGCCGCGCCATAAGCACCATCGGCACCGACCACGCGCCCTTCACCACCGAGCAAAAGAAGATGGGAAAGGACGCGTTCACGAAGATCCCCAACGGCATCCCGACCATCCAGGAGCGGGTGGACCTGATCCACACCTACGGGGTGTGCGAGGGACGCCTGTCGCTTCAGACGATGGTGGACGCGTGCAGCACCCAGGCCGCCCGGCTGTTCGGGCTCTACCCCAGGAAGGGCGCGATCCGGGTAGGGAGCGACGGGGACCTGGTGGTCTACGACCCGAACGACCGTGGCAGGTTCTCGAAGCGGACCAGCCACTCGAAGGTGGACTACTGCGCCTACGAGGGCTGGGAGCGGAAGGGCTGCGCCG
The window above is part of the Gemmatimonadales bacterium genome. Proteins encoded here:
- the hydA gene encoding dihydropyrimidinase — protein: MPLLISNGRIITATDDYVADIYCAGETISRIERGIDPKTLPPDTEVVDASGKYVFPGFIDPHVHIYLPFMGTYAVDDYESASKAALAGGTTTLIEMICPGPRDDPYEAFELWRSKAEGLAALDYTFHMSVVRFEESVREQFRKIVKAGVPSFKVFLAYKGALNLTDEHLFAMMGLAKQWGVIVTAHCENADSIDAMQRALIAAGRTGTEWHGAARPPAVEADGVHHLCTFSELTGAHIYTVHTSCDEAVRAALAARYRGVNVWIESVAPHFVLDESYAEKPDFEGAKYVMSPPLRHRRNQAVLWNGVKSRAISTIGTDHAPFTTEQKKMGKDAFTKIPNGIPTIQERVDLIHTYGVCEGRLSLQTMVDACSTQAARLFGLYPRKGAIRVGSDGDLVVYDPNDRGRFSKRTSHSKVDYCAYEGWERKGCAAVVAVRGQVQARGGRFVGTVGRGQFIGREPTHG